In Scomber japonicus isolate fScoJap1 chromosome 7, fScoJap1.pri, whole genome shotgun sequence, one genomic interval encodes:
- the zranb2 gene encoding zinc finger Ran-binding domain-containing protein 2 isoform X1, producing the protein MSGKNFRVSDGDWICPDKKCGNVNFARRTSCNRCGREKTTEAKMMKAGGTEIGKTLAEKSRGLFSANDWQCKTCGNVNWARRSECNMCNTPKYAKLEERTGYGGGFNERENVEYIEREESDGEYDEFGRKKKKYRGKPNSTSSSKETEKKEVVKDEEEEEDDEDEEEGDLSKYKLDDDDEEEDDDDDEDNDGDLSKYDLDASDDEDKQAKKKGSRSGSSRSRSSSRSSSSSSRSRSRSRSRSSSSSRSGSRSRSHSRSSSRSGKGSSPRKRSRSPSSSPERRQKRSRSRSSSGGRKRRRSRSRSSERFGFLWNTTMALIIISHLSPRLWEFKFTEICSHFPLL; encoded by the exons ATGTCGGGGAAGAATTTTCGAGTCAGCGACGGGGACTGGATTTGTCCTGATAAAAA GTGTGGAAATGTGAACTTTGCTCGAAGAACTAGTTGTAACAGATGCGGAAGGG AGAAAACCACAGAGGCAAAGATGATGAAAGCAGGTGGGACAGAGATTGGTAAAACTCTAGCTGAGAAGAGTAGAGGCCTCTTCAGTGCAAATGACTGGCAGTGTAAAAC ATGTGGTAACGTGAATTGGGCGAGGAGGTCAGAGTGCAACATGTGTAACACACCGAAATATGCCAAGCTTGAGGAGAGAACAG gGTATGGTGGAGGATTTAATGAAAGGGAGAATGTGGAATACATTGAACGAGAGGAATCGGACGGTGAATATGATGAG TTCggtaggaaaaagaaaaagtatcgTGGGAAGCCCAACAGCACATCTTCCtcaaaagaaactgaaaagaaagaagtggtaaaagatgaagaggaggaagaagatgacgaagatgaagaagagggtGACCTTTCCAAATACAAACTGGAT gatgatgatgaagaagaagatgatgatgatgacgaagaCAACGACGGAGACCTATCAAAGTACGACCTGGACGCCAGTGATGATGAGGACAAGCAGGCAAAGAAAAAGGGCAGCCGATCGGGTTCGTCCCGTTCTCGCTCATCCTCGCGCTCCTCCAGCTCCAGTTCACGGTCGAGGTCCAG gtcCCGTTCTAGGAGCTCCTCTAGTTCCCGATCTGGATCTCGCTCGAGGTCCCACTCCAG ATCCAGCTCCAGGTCTGGAAAGGGCTCCTCTCCCCGCAAGAGGTCCCGCTCACCTTCCTCCTCAcctgagaggagacagaagcgCAGTCGCTCCAGGTCCTCATCTGGAGGGAGAAAACGGAGGCGCTCTAGATCACGTTCGTCCGAAAGGTTTGGGTTTCTGTGGAATACCACAATGGCACTGATTATTATTAGCCATCTATCGCCTCGCTTATGGGAATTCAAATTTACAGAAATATGCTCACATTTTCCATTGTTGTAA
- the zranb2 gene encoding zinc finger Ran-binding domain-containing protein 2 isoform X3, translated as MSGKNFRVSDGDWICPDKKCGNVNFARRTSCNRCGREKTTEAKMMKAGGTEIGKTLAEKSRGLFSANDWQCKTCGNVNWARRSECNMCNTPKYAKLEERTGYGGGFNERENVEYIEREESDGEYDEFGRKKKKYRGKPNSTSSSKETEKKEVVKDEEEEEDDEDEEEGDLSKYKLDDDDEEEDDDDDEDNDGDLSKYDLDASDDEDKQAKKKGSRSGSSRSRSSSRSSSSSSRSRSRSRSRSSSSSRSGSRSRSHSRSSSRSGKGSSPRKRSRSPSSSPERRQKRSRSRSSSGGRKRRRSRSRSSERRRGHSSGSSHSGSSSKKK; from the exons ATGTCGGGGAAGAATTTTCGAGTCAGCGACGGGGACTGGATTTGTCCTGATAAAAA GTGTGGAAATGTGAACTTTGCTCGAAGAACTAGTTGTAACAGATGCGGAAGGG AGAAAACCACAGAGGCAAAGATGATGAAAGCAGGTGGGACAGAGATTGGTAAAACTCTAGCTGAGAAGAGTAGAGGCCTCTTCAGTGCAAATGACTGGCAGTGTAAAAC ATGTGGTAACGTGAATTGGGCGAGGAGGTCAGAGTGCAACATGTGTAACACACCGAAATATGCCAAGCTTGAGGAGAGAACAG gGTATGGTGGAGGATTTAATGAAAGGGAGAATGTGGAATACATTGAACGAGAGGAATCGGACGGTGAATATGATGAG TTCggtaggaaaaagaaaaagtatcgTGGGAAGCCCAACAGCACATCTTCCtcaaaagaaactgaaaagaaagaagtggtaaaagatgaagaggaggaagaagatgacgaagatgaagaagagggtGACCTTTCCAAATACAAACTGGAT gatgatgatgaagaagaagatgatgatgatgacgaagaCAACGACGGAGACCTATCAAAGTACGACCTGGACGCCAGTGATGATGAGGACAAGCAGGCAAAGAAAAAGGGCAGCCGATCGGGTTCGTCCCGTTCTCGCTCATCCTCGCGCTCCTCCAGCTCCAGTTCACGGTCGAGGTCCAG gtcCCGTTCTAGGAGCTCCTCTAGTTCCCGATCTGGATCTCGCTCGAGGTCCCACTCCAG ATCCAGCTCCAGGTCTGGAAAGGGCTCCTCTCCCCGCAAGAGGTCCCGCTCACCTTCCTCCTCAcctgagaggagacagaagcgCAGTCGCTCCAGGTCCTCATCTGGAGGGAGAAAACGGAGGCGCTCTAGATCACGTTCGTCCGAAAG GCGCCGCGGCCACTCGTCTGGATCCTCCCATTCTGGCTCCAGttcaaaaaagaaataa
- the zranb2 gene encoding zinc finger Ran-binding domain-containing protein 2 isoform X2 has translation MSGKNFRVSDGDWICPDKKCGNVNFARRTSCNRCGREKTTEAKMMKAGGTEIGKTLAEKSRGLFSANDWQCKTCGNVNWARRSECNMCNTPKYAKLEERTGYGGGFNERENVEYIEREESDGEYDEFGRKKKKYRGKPNSTSSSKETEKKEVVKDEEEEEDDEDEEEGDLSKYKLDDDEEEDDDDDEDNDGDLSKYDLDASDDEDKQAKKKGSRSGSSRSRSSSRSSSSSSRSRSRSRSRSSSSSRSGSRSRSHSRSSSRSGKGSSPRKRSRSPSSSPERRQKRSRSRSSSGGRKRRRSRSRSSERFGFLWNTTMALIIISHLSPRLWEFKFTEICSHFPLL, from the exons ATGTCGGGGAAGAATTTTCGAGTCAGCGACGGGGACTGGATTTGTCCTGATAAAAA GTGTGGAAATGTGAACTTTGCTCGAAGAACTAGTTGTAACAGATGCGGAAGGG AGAAAACCACAGAGGCAAAGATGATGAAAGCAGGTGGGACAGAGATTGGTAAAACTCTAGCTGAGAAGAGTAGAGGCCTCTTCAGTGCAAATGACTGGCAGTGTAAAAC ATGTGGTAACGTGAATTGGGCGAGGAGGTCAGAGTGCAACATGTGTAACACACCGAAATATGCCAAGCTTGAGGAGAGAACAG gGTATGGTGGAGGATTTAATGAAAGGGAGAATGTGGAATACATTGAACGAGAGGAATCGGACGGTGAATATGATGAG TTCggtaggaaaaagaaaaagtatcgTGGGAAGCCCAACAGCACATCTTCCtcaaaagaaactgaaaagaaagaagtggtaaaagatgaagaggaggaagaagatgacgaagatgaagaagagggtGACCTTTCCAAATACAAACT ggatgatgatgaagaagaagatgatgatgatgacgaagaCAACGACGGAGACCTATCAAAGTACGACCTGGACGCCAGTGATGATGAGGACAAGCAGGCAAAGAAAAAGGGCAGCCGATCGGGTTCGTCCCGTTCTCGCTCATCCTCGCGCTCCTCCAGCTCCAGTTCACGGTCGAGGTCCAG gtcCCGTTCTAGGAGCTCCTCTAGTTCCCGATCTGGATCTCGCTCGAGGTCCCACTCCAG ATCCAGCTCCAGGTCTGGAAAGGGCTCCTCTCCCCGCAAGAGGTCCCGCTCACCTTCCTCCTCAcctgagaggagacagaagcgCAGTCGCTCCAGGTCCTCATCTGGAGGGAGAAAACGGAGGCGCTCTAGATCACGTTCGTCCGAAAGGTTTGGGTTTCTGTGGAATACCACAATGGCACTGATTATTATTAGCCATCTATCGCCTCGCTTATGGGAATTCAAATTTACAGAAATATGCTCACATTTTCCATTGTTGTAA
- the ptger3 gene encoding prostaglandin E2 receptor EP3 subtype, which produces MTWDGCDFLEGLQTTVGEMLGANVSKSLRECNATKNSSCGYVSVGFPITMMITGMVGNSLALILVYISYRKKENKRKKSFLLCIGSLALTDLFGQLLTSPIVISVYRADLKWERIDSSGNLCAFFGMCMTTFGLCALFLASAMAIERAMAITNPHWYSNHMKTSVTKQTLVAIWCLVLLFALLPIAGVGKYTRQWPGTWCFISTGDREVPGNMFFSITFAVLGIFSLLVTISCNVMTIRGLIIRCKTKSGTSQSSKQWERLTTETVIQLLGIMCVLVICWSPLLVLMLRMISTQVSSHECNSLAGSFNHTSGQDVQLDCNFFLTAIRLASLNQILDPWVYLLFREILLRKFCIMANAVSNCSIEEHKETPTALDALNKPNKDNNSLHKRQSS; this is translated from the exons ATGACTTGGGACGGTTGTGATTTTCTTGAAGGCTTGCAAACGACCGTTGGGGAGATGCTGGGCGCCAACGTTTCCAAATCATTGCGCGAATGCAATGCCACCAAGAATTCCAGTTGTGGATATGTATCAGTTGGTTTCCCCATAACCATGATGATCACTGGCATGGTGGGCAACTCATTAGCTCTTATTCTGGTGTATATCTCttacagaaagaaggaaaataaaaggaaaaagtcGTTCTTACTTTGCATTGGATCGCTGGCGTTGACTGACCTGTTTGGACAGCTTTTGACAAGTCCGATAGTAATATCAGTTTACCGAGCTGATCTGAAATGGGAGCGTATCGACTCATCAGGCAATTTGTGCGCCTTTTTTGGCATGTGCATGACCACTTTTGGCCTGTGCGCCCTCTTCTTGGCCAGTGCCATGGCAATTGAAAGAGCTATGGCGATAACAAACCCCCATTGGTACTCCAATCACATGAAGACAAGTGTGACAAAGCAGACTCTGGTTGCTATATGGTGCCTTGTGTTGCTCTTTGCGCTGCTGCCCATTGCAGGGGTCGGGAAATACACACGTCAGTGGCCGGGTACCTGGTGCTTTATCAGCACCGGGGACAGAGAAGTCCCGGGCAATATGTTTTTCTCCATCACTTTCGCTGTACTTGGGATTTTCTCTCTGCTTGTAACAATTTCCTGCAATGTGATGACGATCCGGGGCTTAATTATCCGGTGTAAAACAAAGTCTGGCACTTCTCAGTCATCAAAGCAGTGGGAACGGCTCACCACGGAGACTGTCATTCAGCTTTTAGGGATTATGTGCGTCCTGGTTATATGCTGGTCTCCTCTACTG GTGCTGATGCTGCGGATGATCTCCACCCAAGTATCCTCCCATGAATGCAATTCACTGGCAGGGTCCTTTAATCACACCTCTGGCCAAGACGTCCAGTTAGACTGTAATTTCTTTCTGACAGCCATCCGTCTTGCCTCTCTCAACCAGATCTTGGACCCATGGGTCTATTTGCTCTTCAGGGAGATCCTCCTCCGTAAGTTCTGCATCATGGCTAATGCTGTGTCCAACTGCTCCATAGAGGAACACAAGGAGACCCCAACGGCACTGGATGCTCTTAATAAGCCGAACAAAGACAACAACAGCCTTCATAAACGACAGAGTAGCTAA